The following are encoded together in the Penicillium digitatum chromosome 3, complete sequence genome:
- a CDS encoding WD repeat protein → MDVKSVQAQSPATPKYILRGHASPIHALHIYSRNLRLVSGDANGWIVVWDLVTKRPVTAWKAHEGAILEARGYNVGSGATEIYTHGRDHKLCVWKLRPEDESFLDRTLPVDATDSAQPESKTQPWLLHSLPVNALNFCAFSMAFVDSDGLPGFPSQSGKPENTLFAVPNALDSGGIDIFHLPSERRISTIPSDQLTKTGMLMAVNLFASPSGDIYVASAYEDGHVMVFAHRGALKSASSGREYASNKPLKWDKLYAGRPHSQPVLSLDVSPFHEYFISSSADALVVKHPIPSVESAGFIHTAGHKEEAPSKIVNTKHSGQQGLRIRSDGKVFATAGWDSRIRVYSGKTMKELAVLKWHKDGCYSVAFGDTGSPSSLASLSSECENREPQEADQSATGQMAVDGRDYSLVTVQQQRNQKVQKTHWLAAGSKDGKISLWDIY, encoded by the exons ATGGACGTCAAATCAGTTCAAGCTCAGTCTCCGGCTACCCCGAAATACATCCTTCGTGGACATGCCTCCCCAATTCATGCCCTACACATCTACAGCCGGAATTTACGACTTGTATCCGGTGACGCCAATGGCTGGATCGTTGTTTGGGACCTGGTCACCAAACGCCCTGTGACGGCATGGAAGGCGCATGAGGGAGCTATACTAGAGGCGAGGGGCTATAATGTTGGCTCTGGTGCAACTGAGATTTACAC ACATGGCCGCGACCACAAACTATGTGTGTGGAAGCTTCGACCAGAGGATGAATCGTTTCTCGACAGAACACTTCCAGTGGATGCGACTGATTCTGCACAGCCAGAAAGTAAAACCCAGCCATGGTTACTTCATTCATTGCCCGTGAATGCGCTCAATTTCTGTGCGTTCTCAATGGCATTTGTGGATTCAGATGGACTTCCTGGGTTTCCATCCCAatctgggaaaccagagaaCACTCTATTTGCAGTACCCAATGCCTTGGATTCTGGTGGGATCGATATCTTCCACCTACCATCTGAGCGCAGGATCAGTACTATCCCTTCTGATCAATTGACCAAAACTGGAATGCTGATGGCTGTAAATCTCTTTGCGTCACCTTCTGGGGATATCTACGTCGCCTCTGCATATGAAGATGGCCATGTGATGGTCTTTGCTCATCGTGGAGCTCTCAAATCTGCTAGCTCTGGCCGTGAGTATGCAAGCAACAAACCATTGAAATGGGACAAGCTTTACGCTGGCCGCCCTCACTCCCAGCCGGTTCTTTCCTTAGATGTTTCCCCCTTCCATGAATacttcatctcttcttctgcagATGCTCTTGTCGTCAAGCATCCCATCCCCAGCGTAGAATCTGCAGGTTTTATCCATACCGCTGGCCACAAAGAAGAAGCCCCCTCGAAGATTGTCAACACAAAGCACTCGGGTCAGCAGGGCCTGCGGATCCGATCGGATGGGAAGGTATTTGCTACTGCTGGCTGGGACAGCAGAATCCGGGTATATTCAGGCAAAACGATGAAAGAGCTAGCTGTGTTGAAGTGGCATAAGGATGGCTGTTATTCTGTAGCGTTCGGGGACACGGGAAGCCCGTCTTCGTTGGCGTCTTTATCATCTGAGTGTGAGAACCGGGAACCCCAAGAAGCAGACCAAAGCGCAACAGGGCAGATGGCCGTCGATGGACGCGACTACTCCCTTGTAACAGTGCAGCAGCAACGGAATCAAAAAGTGCAAAAAACTCATTGGCTAGCGGCTGGGTCCAAGGACGGGAAGATTTCATTATGGGATATCTACTGA